In a genomic window of Microbispora sp. ZYX-F-249:
- a CDS encoding adenosine deaminase, with product MARPLDTLPKAHLHLHFTGSMRHTTLIELAREQGVHLPDALVEDWPPKLRATDERGWFRFQRLYDIARSVLRRPEDVYRLLREAAEDEAREGSRWLEIQVDPSGYAQRFGGLTETLELVLDATETAARQAGIGMAVIVAANRTRHTLDARTLARLASRYEGRGVVGFGLSNDERRGRARDFEHAFRIARRAGLLAVPHGGELLGAASVAECLDDLGADRIGHGVRAAESPRLMERLADRQITCEVCPLSNVGLGVAERPEDVPLRRLFEAGVPIALGADDPLLFGARLLPQYELARDVYGFSDAELAELARQSIRSSRAPDAVKKELLSEIDGWLASPE from the coding sequence ATGGCACGCCCACTCGACACGCTCCCCAAAGCACATCTGCACCTGCACTTCACCGGCTCGATGCGGCACACGACGCTGATCGAGCTCGCCCGGGAGCAGGGCGTCCATCTCCCCGACGCGCTGGTGGAGGACTGGCCGCCGAAACTGCGGGCGACCGACGAACGCGGCTGGTTCCGGTTCCAGCGGTTGTACGACATCGCGCGGTCGGTGCTGCGCCGGCCCGAGGACGTCTACCGCCTGCTGCGTGAGGCCGCTGAGGACGAGGCCCGGGAGGGGTCGCGCTGGCTGGAGATCCAGGTCGACCCGTCCGGGTACGCCCAGCGTTTCGGCGGGCTGACCGAGACCCTCGAACTCGTCCTCGACGCGACGGAGACGGCCGCCAGGCAGGCCGGGATCGGGATGGCGGTGATCGTGGCCGCCAACCGCACCCGGCACACGCTCGACGCCAGGACGCTGGCCCGCCTGGCGTCGCGGTACGAGGGCAGGGGCGTGGTCGGCTTCGGCCTGTCCAACGACGAGCGGCGCGGCCGGGCCAGGGACTTCGAGCACGCCTTCCGGATCGCCAGGCGCGCCGGGCTGCTCGCGGTGCCGCACGGCGGCGAGCTGCTGGGCGCGGCGAGCGTCGCCGAGTGCCTCGACGACCTGGGCGCCGACCGGATCGGCCACGGGGTGCGCGCGGCCGAGTCGCCCCGTCTGATGGAGCGGCTGGCCGACCGGCAGATCACCTGCGAGGTGTGCCCGCTGTCCAACGTGGGCCTGGGCGTGGCGGAACGGCCCGAGGACGTGCCGCTGCGGCGGCTTTTCGAGGCCGGGGTGCCGATCGCCCTCGGCGCCGACGACCCGCTGTTGTTCGGCGCGCGGCTGCTGCCGCAGTACGAGCTCGCCAGGGACGTGTACGGCTTCAGCGACGCCGAGCTCGCCGAGCTCGCCCGGCAGTCGATCCGGTCGTCCAGGGCGCCCGACGCGGTCAAGAAGGAGTTGCTGAGCGAGATCGACGGCTGGCTCGCCTCCCCCGAGTGA
- a CDS encoding SigE family RNA polymerase sigma factor has protein sequence MTEEDEAAFDEFLAARSTALLRTAILVCGASATDAEDMVQSALEKVYRHWPRIRHDNPEAYARRVVVNGAISRARRRRVVQEITFAQPPETPVESPDLGLRDVLVTELRKLPARMRAVLVLRYWEDMSEAETAALLGCSVGTVKSQAARGLARVRARMENLEGASA, from the coding sequence ATGACCGAAGAAGACGAGGCGGCCTTCGACGAGTTCCTGGCCGCGCGCAGCACCGCTCTTCTGCGCACCGCGATCCTGGTCTGCGGCGCCTCGGCGACCGACGCCGAGGACATGGTCCAGAGTGCGCTGGAGAAGGTCTACCGGCACTGGCCGCGCATCCGGCACGACAACCCCGAGGCGTACGCGCGCCGGGTCGTGGTGAACGGCGCGATCAGCAGGGCCCGGCGGCGCAGGGTGGTCCAGGAGATCACCTTCGCCCAGCCGCCGGAGACACCTGTGGAGTCGCCGGACCTCGGCCTGCGCGACGTGCTCGTCACCGAGCTCAGGAAGCTGCCGGCCCGGATGCGGGCCGTACTGGTCCTGCGCTACTGGGAGGACATGTCGGAGGCCGAGACCGCTGCGCTGCTCGGCTGCTCGGTCGGCACCGTCAAGAGCCAGGCCGCCCGTGGCCTGGCACGCGTGCGCGCACGCATGGAGAACCTGGAAGGAGCGTCCGCATGA
- a CDS encoding PASTA domain-containing protein codes for MNVEEALRDAMAAQVAGVHASPSLGQAVRRRNRRHVVRFRVAGAVVVAAAVAVGVPVALTARPGTAPGAGSLAGTGAAGQEGPAAAASGDTVATPEVLVPDVVGKRAAEVGAILEEAGYTVRVMKMLNDDVPAGTVFAQTPQPGTAAPPGAAVTIMIATTAGPTPAPSEDAEGARMPQDLGDLGDGRTFGGVHVGYLPEGLEWGKWSGKDGFGKGTYTTSWEEPGLEPGMYNVQMVVYRKDAVSMLTKRMRSFAAQGAEPIEVGGRKAYLVSLSEGGDRVLDGGTRTIVWTLAPGVGAEVMMSPDYAAKIGAAAADRELEKIAAGVVLDR; via the coding sequence ATGAACGTCGAAGAGGCACTGAGAGATGCCATGGCCGCTCAGGTCGCCGGCGTGCACGCGTCGCCGTCGCTGGGTCAGGCCGTCCGGCGGCGCAACCGCCGCCACGTCGTGAGATTTCGTGTGGCGGGTGCGGTCGTGGTCGCCGCGGCGGTCGCCGTGGGCGTGCCCGTGGCGTTGACCGCCCGGCCCGGCACCGCCCCCGGCGCCGGCAGCCTCGCCGGGACCGGCGCCGCCGGCCAGGAAGGTCCGGCCGCGGCCGCCTCCGGCGATACCGTCGCCACGCCGGAAGTGCTCGTCCCCGACGTGGTCGGCAAGCGCGCCGCGGAGGTCGGCGCCATCCTGGAGGAGGCCGGCTACACGGTGAGAGTCATGAAGATGCTCAACGACGACGTCCCGGCAGGCACGGTCTTCGCCCAGACGCCACAGCCGGGGACGGCCGCTCCCCCCGGGGCGGCGGTCACGATCATGATCGCCACAACGGCCGGCCCGACCCCCGCCCCTTCGGAGGACGCCGAGGGGGCGAGGATGCCCCAGGACCTCGGCGACCTGGGGGACGGCAGGACGTTCGGCGGCGTACACGTCGGCTACCTGCCCGAAGGGCTCGAATGGGGCAAGTGGTCCGGCAAGGACGGGTTCGGCAAGGGGACCTACACCACGAGCTGGGAGGAGCCCGGCCTGGAACCCGGCATGTACAACGTCCAGATGGTCGTCTACCGGAAGGACGCCGTGAGCATGCTGACCAAGCGCATGCGGAGCTTCGCCGCGCAGGGCGCCGAGCCGATCGAGGTCGGCGGCAGAAAGGCCTACCTGGTCAGCCTGTCGGAGGGCGGCGACAGAGTCCTGGACGGCGGAACCCGGACGATCGTGTGGACCCTGGCGCCCGGTGTCGGGGCCGAGGTCATGATGAGCCCCGACTACGCAGCGAAGATCGGCGCCGCCGCGGCCGACAGGGAGCTCGAGAAGATCGCCGCAGGGGTCGTCCTCGACAGGTGA
- a CDS encoding DUF4143 domain-containing protein: MPAPVRMRWLDSYIEQTRTRDIETLDGRRDPVRLRAYLEALALNTAGVVTDKTLYDAAAVNARTGEAYERLPHDLLIVDKVPAWLSNRLKRLVRGPRRYLVDPALVAALLRVDGRALIRDGDLLGRLPDTFVRWLRDELGDRFVAGVVLHTGPRASTSWTRGSSPPPSASCGSETRTGRESRVLGWSSDRRRPGPA, translated from the coding sequence ATGCCCGCCCCGGTGCGGATGCGGTGGCTGGACAGCTACATCGAGCAGACCCGCACGCGGGATATCGAGACCCTGGACGGGCGGCGCGACCCCGTCCGCCTCCGGGCCTATCTGGAGGCGCTGGCCCTCAACACCGCGGGTGTGGTCACGGACAAGACGCTCTATGACGCGGCGGCCGTCAACGCCCGCACGGGAGAGGCGTACGAGCGTCTCCCGCATGATCTCCTCATCGTCGACAAGGTTCCCGCCTGGTTGAGCAATCGGCTGAAGCGGCTTGTTCGCGGGCCCAGGCGGTATCTCGTCGACCCGGCCCTGGTCGCGGCCCTGCTGCGGGTGGACGGGCGTGCGCTCATCCGCGACGGCGATCTGCTCGGCCGGTTGCCGGACACCTTCGTGCGGTGGCTGCGGGACGAGCTGGGCGACCGATTCGTGGCCGGTGTCGTCCTGCACACCGGACCGCGCGCGTCCACGAGCTGGACGAGAGGATCGTCGCCGCCCCCATCTGCGTCCTGTGGTTCTGAGACCCGCACAGGGCGCGAGAGCCGGGTTCTCGGCTGGTCATCGGATAGACGAAGGCCCGGCCCAGCATGA
- a CDS encoding pyridoxal phosphate-dependent aminotransferase, which yields MTRPRISARISAISESATLAVDAKAKAMKAAGRPVIGFGAGEPDFPTPDYIVEAAIEACRNPRFHKYTPAGGLPELKQAIADKTLRDSGFQVEAAQVLVTNGGKQAVYEAFATLLDPGDEVLVVAPYWTTYPEAIKLAGGVQVDVVTDETTGYLASVEQLEEKLTDRTKVLLFVSPSNPTGAVYSPAQVEEIGRWALDKGLWVVTDEIYEHLVYGEAKFSSVATAVPELRDRVVVLNGVAKTYAMTGWRVGWLIGPADVVKAATNLQSHATSNVSNVAQAAALAAVSGDLSAVAEMRAAFDRRRQTMVRMLNEIPGVVCPEPFGAFYAYPSVKALLGKELRGRRPQTSAELAELILEEAEVALVPGEAFGTPGYFRLSYALGDDDLVEGVSRVTKLLAEAH from the coding sequence ATGACCCGACCTCGCATCTCCGCACGTATTTCCGCGATCTCCGAGTCCGCGACTCTGGCCGTGGACGCCAAGGCCAAGGCGATGAAGGCGGCCGGTCGGCCGGTCATCGGCTTCGGCGCCGGCGAGCCCGACTTCCCCACGCCCGACTACATCGTCGAGGCGGCCATCGAGGCGTGCCGGAACCCCAGGTTCCACAAGTACACCCCGGCCGGGGGCCTGCCCGAGCTCAAGCAGGCGATCGCGGACAAGACGCTGCGCGACAGCGGGTTTCAGGTCGAGGCCGCCCAGGTCCTGGTGACGAACGGCGGCAAGCAGGCGGTCTACGAGGCCTTCGCCACGCTGCTCGACCCGGGTGACGAGGTCCTGGTCGTGGCGCCGTACTGGACGACGTACCCGGAGGCGATCAAGCTAGCGGGCGGCGTCCAGGTCGACGTGGTCACCGACGAGACGACCGGCTATCTGGCCTCGGTCGAGCAGCTGGAGGAGAAGCTGACCGACCGCACCAAGGTGCTGCTGTTCGTCTCGCCGTCGAACCCCACCGGGGCCGTCTACTCCCCCGCCCAGGTCGAGGAGATCGGCCGCTGGGCGCTCGACAAGGGCCTGTGGGTCGTCACCGACGAGATCTACGAGCACCTGGTCTACGGCGAGGCGAAGTTCTCCAGCGTCGCCACCGCCGTGCCCGAGCTGCGCGACCGGGTCGTCGTGCTGAACGGCGTGGCCAAGACGTACGCGATGACCGGCTGGCGGGTGGGCTGGCTGATCGGCCCGGCCGACGTGGTCAAGGCGGCGACGAACCTGCAGTCCCACGCCACCTCGAACGTCTCCAACGTCGCCCAGGCCGCCGCGCTCGCCGCCGTCTCCGGCGACCTGTCCGCCGTCGCCGAGATGCGGGCGGCCTTCGACCGGCGCCGCCAGACCATGGTCCGGATGCTCAACGAGATCCCCGGCGTGGTCTGCCCCGAGCCGTTCGGCGCGTTCTACGCGTACCCGTCGGTGAAGGCGCTGCTGGGCAAGGAGCTTCGCGGCAGGCGCCCGCAGACCTCGGCCGAGCTGGCCGAGCTCATCCTGGAGGAGGCCGAGGTCGCGCTGGTGCCCGGCGAGGCGTTCGGCACTCCGGGCTACTTCCGCCTGTCGTACGCGCTGGGCGACGACGACCTGGTCGAGGGCGTCAGCCGGGTGACCAAGCTCCTGGCCGAGGCGCACTGA
- the secE gene encoding preprotein translocase subunit SecE, with protein sequence MAIDTRGETAGKPGKPTSEKKAKRTSPALFYRQVVAELRKVIWPRRNELISYTVVVLVFVVIMVGLVFGIDTLLGKGVLWLFGGS encoded by the coding sequence GTGGCGATCGACACCCGCGGCGAGACCGCTGGCAAGCCAGGCAAGCCGACCAGTGAGAAGAAGGCAAAGCGCACCTCGCCCGCTCTTTTCTACCGGCAGGTCGTCGCCGAGCTGCGCAAGGTCATCTGGCCCCGGCGCAATGAGCTGATCTCGTACACGGTAGTTGTCCTGGTCTTCGTCGTGATCATGGTTGGACTCGTGTTCGGGATCGATACGCTGCTGGGTAAGGGTGTGCTCTGGCTCTTCGGCGGATCCTGA
- the nusG gene encoding transcription termination/antitermination protein NusG produces MSESPMPADRSHDEDDEWGTEQDEAVAEVEETTVADSDGGDGGEDSAEVAPQVDEDGDVLPDVDPVEEFKRQLRGQFGEWYVIHSYAGYENRVKQNIESRIGSLNMEDFIFQVEVPTHTITEFKGGKKTPIKERVLPGYVLVRMDLTDESWAAVRNTPGVTGFVGLSNKPSPLNLDEVAKLLAPEPSEEVKKATTKTTTATVDFEVGESVTVMDGPFATLPATVSEISAESQKLKVLVSIFGRETPVELSFNQVSKI; encoded by the coding sequence GTGTCCGAGTCCCCGATGCCGGCCGACCGCTCCCATGACGAGGATGACGAGTGGGGCACCGAGCAGGACGAGGCCGTAGCAGAGGTCGAGGAGACCACGGTCGCCGACTCAGACGGTGGTGACGGCGGCGAAGACTCGGCTGAGGTCGCCCCGCAGGTCGACGAGGACGGTGACGTCCTCCCGGATGTCGACCCGGTCGAGGAGTTCAAGCGCCAGCTTCGCGGTCAGTTCGGCGAGTGGTACGTCATCCACTCGTACGCCGGTTACGAGAACCGGGTGAAGCAGAACATCGAGAGCCGCATCGGGTCCCTCAACATGGAGGATTTCATCTTCCAGGTCGAGGTGCCGACCCACACGATCACGGAGTTCAAGGGCGGCAAGAAGACTCCGATCAAGGAGCGCGTGCTTCCCGGTTACGTCCTGGTCCGGATGGACCTGACCGACGAGTCCTGGGCCGCGGTGCGCAACACGCCCGGTGTGACCGGCTTCGTCGGCCTGTCCAACAAGCCGAGCCCGCTGAACCTCGACGAGGTCGCCAAGCTGCTCGCCCCGGAGCCTTCCGAGGAAGTCAAGAAGGCCACGACCAAGACGACCACCGCGACCGTCGACTTCGAGGTCGGCGAGTCCGTCACGGTCATGGACGGGCCGTTCGCCACGCTGCCGGCCACGGTCAGCGAGATCAGCGCCGAGTCGCAGAAGCTCAAGGTCCTCGTCTCGATCTTCGGTCGAGAGACCCCGGTCGAGCTGTCGTTCAACCAGGTCTCGAAGATCTGA
- the rplK gene encoding 50S ribosomal protein L11 — protein MPPKKKVAALVKVQLPAGQATPAPPVGTALGPHGVNIMDFVKQYNAATEAQRGNIIPVEITIFEDRTFTFITKTPPAPELIKKAAGLQKGSANPHKDKVGKLTREQLRQIAETKMQDLNANDVEAAEKIIAGTARSMGITIAD, from the coding sequence ATGCCTCCAAAGAAGAAAGTCGCGGCCCTGGTGAAGGTCCAGCTTCCCGCTGGACAGGCCACCCCCGCGCCGCCGGTCGGTACCGCGCTCGGTCCGCACGGCGTCAACATCATGGACTTCGTCAAGCAGTACAACGCTGCGACGGAGGCCCAGCGGGGCAACATCATCCCCGTCGAGATCACCATCTTCGAAGACCGCACCTTCACCTTCATCACGAAGACGCCGCCCGCGCCCGAGCTGATCAAGAAGGCCGCCGGTCTGCAGAAGGGCAGCGCGAACCCGCACAAGGACAAGGTGGGCAAGCTGACCCGCGAGCAGCTTCGCCAGATCGCCGAGACCAAGATGCAGGACCTCAACGCCAACGACGTCGAGGCCGCCGAGAAGATCATCGCCGGCACCGCCCGCTCCATGGGCATCACCATCGCCGACTGA
- the rplA gene encoding 50S ribosomal protein L1 yields MKRSKNWKNAAAEVDRAALYNPLDGVRLAKKTATTKFDATVEVALRLGVDPRKADQMVRGTVNLPHGTGKTARVLVFATGDRAEEARAAGADIVGSDELIDEVSKGRLDFDAVVATPDLMGKVGRLGRVLGPRGLMPNPKTGTVTPDVAKAVTDIKGGKIEFRVDRHANLHFIIGKASFDDRQLVENYAAALDEVLRLKPSAAKGRYLKKVTFTTSMGPGIPVDPNVTRAMTAEIDA; encoded by the coding sequence GTGAAGCGCAGCAAGAACTGGAAGAACGCGGCGGCCGAGGTCGACCGCGCGGCCCTGTACAACCCGCTCGACGGCGTACGGCTGGCCAAGAAGACCGCGACCACGAAGTTCGACGCGACCGTCGAGGTCGCCCTGCGGCTGGGCGTCGACCCCCGCAAGGCCGACCAGATGGTCCGCGGCACCGTCAACCTCCCGCACGGCACCGGCAAGACCGCCCGGGTCCTGGTCTTCGCGACCGGTGACCGTGCCGAGGAGGCCCGCGCGGCGGGCGCCGACATCGTCGGCTCCGACGAGCTGATCGACGAGGTGTCCAAGGGCCGTCTCGACTTCGACGCGGTCGTCGCCACCCCGGACCTGATGGGCAAGGTCGGTCGCCTGGGCCGCGTGCTCGGCCCCCGCGGCCTCATGCCGAACCCGAAGACCGGCACCGTCACGCCCGACGTGGCCAAGGCCGTCACCGACATCAAGGGCGGAAAGATCGAGTTCCGGGTCGACCGGCACGCGAACCTGCACTTCATCATCGGCAAGGCGTCCTTCGACGACCGTCAGCTCGTGGAGAACTACGCCGCGGCGCTGGACGAGGTCCTGCGTCTCAAGCCGTCGGCGGCCAAGGGCCGTTACCTCAAGAAGGTCACCTTCACCACGTCCATGGGCCCGGGCATCCCGGTCGACCCCAACGTGACGCGGGCGATGACCGCCGAGATCGACGCCTGA
- a CDS encoding MarR family winged helix-turn-helix transcriptional regulator: MTEERRDPVDHILDQWKRERPDLDLSAMGVFGRLALVTRVVEGRVEEVFNRHGLRSGDFDVLAALRRSGPPYTLIPSELSDMVMMSRAGMTSRLDRLEAAGLIERSLDPADRRSFKVTLSEKGREVIDAALADHAANLARLASGLSSREAATLDRLLRDLLTSLA; the protein is encoded by the coding sequence GTGACCGAAGAGCGCAGGGATCCCGTCGATCACATCCTTGACCAGTGGAAACGCGAGCGGCCCGACCTGGACCTGTCGGCCATGGGGGTCTTCGGCCGCCTCGCCCTGGTGACCCGGGTGGTCGAGGGCAGGGTCGAGGAGGTCTTCAACCGGCACGGCCTGCGCTCGGGAGACTTCGACGTGCTGGCCGCGCTACGCCGTTCCGGCCCGCCGTACACGCTGATCCCGTCCGAGCTGTCGGACATGGTGATGATGTCGCGCGCCGGCATGACCAGCCGGCTCGACCGGCTGGAGGCCGCCGGGCTGATCGAGCGCAGTCTCGACCCGGCCGATCGGCGCAGCTTCAAGGTCACCCTTTCTGAGAAGGGGCGTGAGGTGATCGACGCGGCCCTCGCCGACCACGCGGCGAACCTCGCCCGGCTCGCGTCGGGGCTGTCCTCGCGGGAGGCCGCCACGCTGGACCGGTTGCTGCGCGACCTGCTCACGTCGCTGGCCTGA
- a CDS encoding LppX_LprAFG lipoprotein, whose protein sequence is MRRLLVAAGAVAAITVAGCGTTATPSLQNAQLSAAEVIQQTAQKADGVNTYAADLVVNVTDAKGGQGGVVQGTMLYQKTPQIASDINLTQLSFNGQNVPGGVRVILQGDVAYVKLDMLKTLVGATKPWIRLDLKQLGSQAGVNVDQFLGQAQQFDLKTSAALLTASKDVKSVGSEQVGGVETTHYSGTFPVDEAVKQLPEEQRGRLQGELASAKDVKFDAWIDAQGLPRKVELSGGKPDAGTFKATAMFKSFNEPVSIEAPAADQVGELPKTLPQPSGLGG, encoded by the coding sequence ATGCGACGACTACTGGTGGCCGCCGGAGCGGTGGCCGCGATCACGGTCGCGGGATGCGGGACGACCGCGACTCCGTCTCTCCAGAACGCGCAGCTCTCGGCGGCCGAGGTCATCCAGCAGACCGCACAGAAGGCCGACGGGGTCAACACCTATGCCGCGGACCTCGTGGTCAACGTGACCGACGCCAAGGGCGGTCAGGGCGGGGTCGTCCAGGGGACGATGCTCTACCAGAAGACCCCGCAGATCGCCTCCGACATCAACCTCACCCAGCTGTCGTTCAACGGGCAGAACGTGCCCGGCGGCGTGCGGGTGATCCTCCAGGGCGACGTGGCGTACGTGAAGCTCGACATGCTCAAGACCCTGGTGGGCGCCACCAAGCCGTGGATCAGGCTCGACCTGAAGCAGCTCGGCTCGCAGGCCGGCGTGAACGTCGACCAGTTCCTCGGCCAGGCCCAGCAGTTCGACCTGAAGACGAGCGCCGCTCTGCTGACCGCGTCCAAGGACGTGAAGTCCGTCGGCAGCGAGCAGGTCGGCGGCGTGGAGACGACCCACTACTCGGGCACGTTCCCGGTCGACGAGGCGGTCAAGCAGCTTCCCGAGGAGCAGCGCGGGCGTCTGCAGGGTGAGCTCGCGAGCGCCAAGGACGTCAAGTTCGACGCGTGGATCGACGCCCAGGGCCTGCCCCGCAAGGTCGAGCTGAGCGGCGGCAAGCCGGACGCCGGGACGTTCAAGGCCACCGCGATGTTCAAGTCGTTCAACGAGCCGGTCTCGATCGAGGCGCCGGCCGCCGACCAGGTGGGCGAACTGCCGAAGACGCTGCCGCAGCCGTCCGGCCTCGGCGGCTGA
- the rplJ gene encoding 50S ribosomal protein L10 — protein sequence MAKAEKSVAIAELKSEFEGSSAAVLTEYRGLTVAQLKQLRVSLGGNAKFAVAKNTLTKIAANNAGITALDDLFQGPTAIAFVKGDVVEAAKGLRDFAKANPLLVIKGGVVDGKSMTPDEITKLADLESREVLLAKLAGALKAKQSQAAATFAALPTTMARLAEALRAKREEAGE from the coding sequence ATGGCGAAGGCGGAGAAGAGCGTCGCGATCGCCGAGCTCAAGAGTGAGTTCGAGGGATCCAGCGCCGCCGTTCTGACCGAATACCGCGGTCTCACCGTCGCTCAGCTCAAGCAGCTGCGCGTTTCTCTCGGTGGGAATGCGAAGTTCGCCGTGGCGAAGAACACGCTCACCAAGATCGCGGCCAACAACGCCGGGATCACCGCCCTGGACGACCTGTTCCAGGGCCCGACCGCCATCGCGTTCGTCAAGGGCGACGTCGTGGAGGCGGCCAAGGGTCTGCGTGACTTCGCCAAGGCCAACCCCCTCCTGGTGATCAAGGGCGGCGTCGTCGACGGCAAGTCGATGACCCCCGACGAGATCACGAAGCTTGCCGACCTTGAGTCCCGTGAGGTGCTCCTCGCGAAGCTGGCCGGTGCGCTGAAGGCCAAGCAGTCCCAGGCTGCCGCCACCTTCGCCGCGCTGCCCACCACCATGGCTCGACTGGCCGAGGCTCTGCGCGCCAAGCGCGAAGAGGCCGGTGAGTAG
- the rplL gene encoding 50S ribosomal protein L7/L12 — MAKLSTDELLETFKEMTLLELSEFVKVFEETFDVKAAAPVAVAAAPAAGGAGGAAEEAEEQDEFDVILEAAGDKKIQVIKEIRALTSLGLKEAKDLVDGAPKPVFDGKVNKEQAEKAKAALEGAGATVTVK, encoded by the coding sequence ATGGCGAAGCTCAGCACCGACGAGCTGCTCGAGACCTTCAAGGAGATGACCCTCCTTGAGCTGTCCGAGTTCGTGAAGGTCTTCGAGGAGACCTTCGACGTCAAGGCCGCCGCTCCGGTCGCCGTCGCCGCCGCCCCGGCCGCCGGTGGCGCCGGTGGCGCTGCCGAGGAGGCCGAGGAGCAGGACGAGTTCGACGTCATCCTCGAGGCCGCCGGCGACAAGAAGATCCAGGTCATCAAGGAGATCCGCGCCCTGACGAGCCTGGGCCTCAAGGAGGCCAAGGACCTCGTGGACGGCGCTCCGAAGCCGGTCTTCGACGGCAAGGTCAACAAGGAGCAGGCCGAGAAGGCGAAGGCTGCCCTCGAGGGCGCCGGCGCCACCGTCACCGTCAAGTAA